In Salvelinus namaycush isolate Seneca chromosome 15, SaNama_1.0, whole genome shotgun sequence, a genomic segment contains:
- the LOC120060164 gene encoding SLAM family member 9-like produces MNMNILGFLLILRLCVTIGIRAEPSVDQYGLKGGSICLAVAEPPEMIKGLQWMKDSDVIFGDKEISPKYKEKVDYNNDNHSLCIKNLLNTDSGIYMVNYQKSWKESRTTYRLLVEDHVPKPVMDVTSLFNTSVGLCDVTVNCSVKDGWMLSVCDSGQCTLSQQSPSLTGGNMTISVLTGRIQCTSSNHVSTQTISQPMEDCSGEDGNNSVLPVGTIVGVVTGILLLVAVLLGVRYIKLTRRQKIPKEQHSLEEVIVPRAYNSVNTSPGREDPHHSPVQNHSTLLTRTTALS; encoded by the exons AG GAATCAGGGCAGAACCTTCAGTGGACCAGTATGGGTTGAAGGGGGGTTCAATATGTCTGGCTGTTGCAGAACCTCCTGAGATGATCAAAGGACTTCAATGGATGAAGGACAGTGATGTAATATTTGGAGACAAAGAGATCTCCCCTAAATACAAGGAGAAGGTGGACTATAACAATGATAACCATTCTCTGTGTATTAAGAATCTGTTGAACACAGACAGTGGAATTTACATGGTAAACTACCAGAAAAGTTGGAAAGAATCAAGGACTACATATAGACTGTTAGTGGAGG ATCATGTTCCCAAACCAGTCATGGATGTCACATCTCTCTTCAACACAAGTGTGGGACTCTGTGATGTCACAGTGAACTGTTCAGTTAAAGATGGCTGGATGTTGTCTGTCTGTGACAGCGGTCAGTGTACACTGTCACAACAGTCTCCGTCACTAACCGGTGGTAACATGACCATCTCCGTATTGACTGGAAGGATCCAATGCACCAGCAGCAACCACGTCAGCACACAGACCATCTCTCAACCCATGGAGGACT gtaGTGGTGAGGATGGGAATAACTCAGTGTTACCAGTTGGCACCATTGTGGGTGTTGTTACTGGTATATTACTCCTAGTTGCTGTGTTACTTGGTGTCAGATACATCAAACTTACCAGAAGACAGAAAATCCCTAAAGAACAACATTCACTAGAAGAG GTCATTGTTCCAAGAGCTTACAACTCAGTGAACACTTCACCAGGGAGAGAAGATCCACACCACTCTCCTGTCCAGAACCACAGCACTCTCCTGACCAGAACCACAGCCCTCTCCTGA